One Roseomonas sp. OT10 DNA window includes the following coding sequences:
- a CDS encoding family 16 glycosylhydrolase, producing the protein MPVPAPELPQSSASNLSDGRYTLGGAVLTAPQDGLTLVANGSWGSGRLAAVRLSTETSVNLRNYVQSDVVTEGGDDTVLVSGAKRGSLQTGAGNDTIRVSALSNNPGAGNAFLVDAGSGNDLVAFTGHPGMTEATIRLGDGNDTLSLSGLRLGAIDAGSGDDLVSLSLDGLYSLRGGGGTDTLQLSLNAASLAFARGPDGALSITLPGRAGVEAQLLDFERVRFLDGTEASVADLLAGRLPTSPTLAAQPGSKPQAWLTGVSSAPEMVHGSDDSNDAIYAGGGDTLVGGKGDDWYYVADNQTVLERAGEGIDTITYWGGRSYTLPDNVENLTLALDKARGSTGQQIETIGGSTGLAGYGNALNNWIIGDKADNILDGRGGNDVLTGGGGADTFILGGGNGHDTVRDFTPGTDRLLLTERFDWRAAATDTPDGLLLALPSGDTVRLDGVSLAQLSDRDIAQPLDPASLRLTFQDSFDSLSLLDGSSPDGGTWRPRTAYGDGTIIHPNDVQYYVHPNWAGQGVNPFHVEDGVLTIEATYRPDLAALTNNRPYLSGVLTTEGTFAQQYGYFEARIKLPEDTGMYPAFWLLPADGSWPPELDIMEFTSSRPDELQQMELTRPLDDPTGWHTYGLEWTADRVAWYVDGVMTQVIYGHSAHTPMYTLLNLSVGTAGGVIGDMPADARPGDVVGSMQVDWVRAYESREGAAPASTVAAGAPALTVSLGNLQPGGTPAAADAFHYIADTDADMDFSVTDLGMASLSGWNNLHVGNDRSADTLTLDLGNGWAGMNLQLTDEDGGRFTLDDFLMLDVTLGGTQDSSVTLMRPQFGQVTTGSGNDVVSITEARIWDWSRGRVLEVRTGAGNDTIEGWTSGSSGGLFADGASGDDVIRGSIQADTLTGGDGSDQLTGLAGQDTFILRPGDTGADVITDFTPGEDVLRLEYISATEVTLSDTAAGALLTTPTGSVLLQGVAVSLLSPDSILYA; encoded by the coding sequence ATGCCCGTTCCCGCTCCGGAATTGCCGCAGTCCTCGGCCAGCAACCTGTCGGACGGCCGCTACACGCTTGGCGGCGCTGTCCTGACGGCCCCCCAGGACGGGCTGACCCTCGTGGCCAATGGGAGTTGGGGCAGCGGCCGGCTGGCAGCGGTCCGCCTGTCTACGGAGACATCGGTCAATCTCCGCAACTACGTGCAGTCGGATGTGGTGACGGAGGGAGGGGACGACACGGTGCTGGTCTCCGGCGCCAAGCGCGGCAGCCTCCAGACCGGCGCCGGCAACGACACCATCCGCGTCTCCGCCCTCTCCAACAATCCCGGCGCCGGCAACGCCTTCCTCGTCGATGCCGGCTCCGGCAACGACCTCGTCGCCTTCACCGGCCATCCCGGCATGACCGAGGCCACCATCCGCCTCGGCGACGGCAACGACACCCTCTCCCTCTCCGGCCTGCGCCTCGGCGCCATCGACGCGGGCTCCGGCGACGACCTCGTCTCCCTCTCCCTCGACGGCCTCTACAGCCTGCGCGGCGGCGGCGGCACCGACACCCTCCAGCTCTCCCTCAACGCCGCCTCCCTCGCCTTCGCCCGCGGCCCCGACGGCGCCCTCTCCATCACCCTGCCCGGCCGCGCCGGCGTCGAGGCCCAGCTCCTCGACTTCGAGCGCGTCCGCTTCCTCGACGGCACCGAGGCCTCCGTCGCCGACCTCCTCGCCGGCCGCCTGCCCACCTCCCCCACCCTCGCCGCCCAGCCCGGCAGCAAGCCGCAGGCCTGGCTCACCGGCGTCTCCTCCGCCCCGGAGATGGTCCACGGCTCCGATGACAGCAATGACGCCATCTATGCCGGCGGTGGTGACACGCTGGTCGGTGGCAAGGGCGACGACTGGTACTACGTCGCCGACAATCAGACCGTGCTGGAGCGAGCCGGTGAGGGTATCGACACCATCACCTACTGGGGCGGGCGCAGCTACACCCTGCCCGACAACGTCGAGAACCTGACCCTCGCCCTCGACAAGGCCCGCGGCTCCACCGGGCAGCAGATCGAAACCATTGGCGGCTCGACGGGCCTGGCCGGCTACGGCAACGCGCTGAACAACTGGATCATCGGCGACAAGGCGGACAACATCCTCGACGGCCGCGGCGGCAACGACGTCCTCACCGGCGGCGGCGGCGCCGACACCTTCATCCTCGGCGGCGGCAACGGCCACGACACCGTCCGCGACTTCACCCCCGGCACCGACCGCCTCCTGCTCACCGAACGCTTCGACTGGCGCGCCGCCGCCACCGACACCCCCGACGGCCTGCTCCTCGCCCTCCCCTCCGGCGACACCGTCCGCCTCGACGGCGTCTCCCTCGCCCAGCTCTCCGACCGCGACATCGCCCAGCCCCTCGACCCCGCCTCCCTGCGCCTCACCTTCCAGGACAGCTTCGACAGCCTGAGCCTCCTCGACGGCTCCTCGCCCGACGGCGGAACTTGGCGCCCCAGGACGGCGTATGGCGATGGGACCATCATCCATCCCAACGACGTGCAGTACTACGTCCACCCCAACTGGGCCGGGCAAGGCGTGAACCCGTTCCATGTGGAGGACGGGGTGCTGACGATCGAGGCGACCTACCGCCCCGACCTGGCCGCGCTGACCAACAACCGGCCCTACCTCTCCGGCGTCCTTACCACCGAGGGCACCTTCGCCCAGCAGTACGGCTACTTCGAGGCCCGCATCAAACTGCCCGAGGACACGGGCATGTACCCCGCCTTCTGGCTGCTGCCTGCGGACGGCTCCTGGCCGCCCGAGCTGGACATCATGGAGTTCACCTCCTCCAGGCCCGACGAGCTGCAGCAGATGGAGCTGACACGCCCCCTCGACGATCCCACCGGCTGGCACACCTACGGGCTGGAATGGACCGCCGATCGGGTGGCCTGGTACGTCGACGGCGTGATGACCCAGGTCATCTACGGCCACAGCGCCCATACGCCGATGTACACGCTGCTGAATCTGAGCGTCGGCACCGCGGGCGGCGTGATCGGCGACATGCCGGCCGACGCGCGGCCGGGCGACGTCGTCGGCAGCATGCAGGTGGACTGGGTCCGCGCCTATGAATCCCGCGAGGGCGCGGCCCCCGCTTCGACCGTCGCGGCGGGTGCGCCGGCGCTGACGGTGAGCCTCGGAAACCTGCAACCCGGCGGCACGCCGGCCGCAGCCGATGCCTTCCATTACATCGCCGACACCGATGCCGACATGGATTTCTCGGTGACGGATCTGGGGATGGCGTCGCTGTCCGGCTGGAACAACCTGCATGTCGGGAACGACCGCTCCGCCGACACGCTGACGCTCGACCTCGGGAATGGCTGGGCCGGCATGAACCTGCAGCTCACCGACGAAGACGGCGGCCGCTTCACCCTCGACGACTTCCTGATGCTGGACGTGACCCTGGGCGGGACGCAGGACAGCAGCGTGACGCTGATGCGCCCGCAATTCGGCCAGGTCACGACCGGATCGGGCAACGACGTGGTGAGCATCACCGAGGCCCGCATCTGGGACTGGAGCCGGGGGCGCGTGCTGGAGGTCCGCACGGGCGCGGGGAACGACACCATCGAGGGCTGGACCAGCGGGTCGAGCGGCGGCCTGTTCGCCGATGGCGCCAGCGGCGACGACGTGATCCGGGGCTCCATCCAGGCGGACACCCTCACCGGCGGCGACGGCTCCGACCAGCTGACCGGACTGGCGGGCCAGGACACCTTCATCCTGCGCCCCGGCGATACGGGTGCCGATGTCATCACCGACTTCACGCCGGGCGAGGACGTGCTGCGCCTCGAATACATCTCGGCCACGGAGGTCACGCTGTCCGACACCGCCGCGGGGGCCCTCCTCACCACGCCGACGGGAAGCGTGCTCCTGCAGGGGGTCGCCGTGTCCCTTCTCTCTCCCGACAGCATCCTCTACGCCTGA